The following DNA comes from Camelina sativa cultivar DH55 chromosome 14, Cs, whole genome shotgun sequence.
GTTTTGATGACAAATGTTGAACGGGTTTGGAGGCATTTGAGTGATTCAAGCCTCTGTTCGGTTTGTAGTAGTGGAGAGGAAACAATCCTACAAATGTTGCGGGATTGTCTTGCAATGGTCGGGGTTTGGCAGAGGTTAGTGCCATAGAAACTACTTCCTTCTTTTTTGGAGCCTCGCTGCTGGAGTGGTTGTATGTCAACCTGTCGGATACTGTGGAACAGAATGGTTACTCTTGGGCTACGCTGTTTGCTGGAGCAGTGTGGTGGGGGTGGAAGTGGCGGTGTGGAGATATTTTTGGTGGTTTGGGTAAGTTTCATGATAGAATTCGTTTTCTGAAGGGTTTGGCTGAGGAGACCTATAAGGCTTTCTTAGTCTCGGTGAGTGAGAGGggagaagtggttcgagaagaaCGTTTGATATCATGGTCTCCGCCGCAGGAGGGgtggttaaaaataaatacgGATGGTGCATCACGGGGCAATCCAGGGATGGCATCAGTCGGAGGTGTCTTGCGGGATGTGGAAGGTAATTGGCTCATCGGGTTTGCTCTGAATATCGGGTTCTGTTCCGCACCACTTGCAGAGCTTGGGGTGTTTATTATGGCTTGGTGATGGCTTGGTAGAAGGGATGTACGCGGGTAGATCTTGAGGTGGACTCCGAGCTGGTGGTAGGTTTTTTTACTACAAGGATTAATGATTCTCATCCCCTATCTTTCTTACACCCCAAACTATAGGGTATCCGTATTCGtcatgtgtatagggaagctaatcGTCTTGCTGACGAATTAGTAAACTATGCTTTTACTCTCCCTTTGGGTTTCATTCGTTGATTGTTAGTCCTGAGTGTGTTCATGGGATTATTTTTGAGGATGTTGTCGGTTGTACTCGGCCACGGTCGGTCCGTTTgtagttgtttttattttttctagtaATATGAGGGGAGCCTAATTTGTCTCCCTCtcttaccaaaacaaaaaaaatagaaatgcaTATAATTGGTTCTtactgaaaaaggaaaaaaaaatgttgagaatttttttttgttttatggacCAGTAGTTACTAGATCCAAAGTAGAAATGAGTTTAGTCATTTAggtccaaacaacaaaatagGAAAGCTGTTACATAGATAACACGATAAGtgtcatctccttagcaaagttgaaaaaaacattctcatattatataagatatgcGGATGCGAAACTTAATTATACTATCATCTAAACATAATGGTCCCGGACAGTAGACCAATGTCGAGAATTTTCTtagacacaaaacaaaactaaagaagttttttttacctGTAAAATACAGAGTGGCAGAGACAGACACACAACGAAGagtttaatttaaagaaaaaaaaaactttaatgtAGGCAAATATGGTTGTGAATGTGATCATCTTCTAACATGTTACGGTCCTACCaactctctctagtctctagtCTATACCCACcccttttcatttttcaaaatttatatactaCTAATAATTATAACTAACTCCAATCGTATACTCCATAgtttaatactattattaacTCTGTGAAATGTTCAACTAAACGAGTAGGTAGGTTGCTAAATCATCAGAGAATCTTTCGACGAATGCTAATTAGAGAATTTTGACCAATTTTATTAACATAATGATACTATTAAAAgaggaaattgaagaaaacaaacatggGAAAAGAGGATTAGGCTGTTGACTGCTTTCGATCCTTTTTAcagctctctttctctctgttcttcttaataaagttttcatttttaagctttttctctcttcttcttcttcttcttcttcttctgaatcgTCGTCAAAAGAACACAATGCGAGTCTTTCCCAACTCGTCCATGGcgattttctctgtttttctcttaacccttcttctcctctctttcccTCTTCCATCAACACAAGACCTCAACGCCGACAGAgtagctcttctctctctccgttCCGCCGTCGGGGGCCGTACGTTTCGCTGGaacatcaaacaaacctcaCCGTGTAACTGGGCCGGCGTCAAATGCGAGAGTAACAGAGTCACGGCCCTCCGTCTCCCCGGCGTTGCTCTCTCCGGCAACATCCCGGAAGGTGTTTTCGGTAACTTAACTCAGCTGCGTACACTCAGCCTTCGTCTCAATGCTCTCTCTGGCTCACTCCCTAACGATCTCAGTACTTCAACAAATCTCCGACACCTTTACTTACAAGGAAACAGATTCTCCGGCGAGATACCTCAAGTTTTGTTCAGTCTTACAAACCTCGTGAGGCTTAATCTCGCTTCCAACAGCTTCACCGGAGAGATCTCTTCTGGTTTCACGAACCTCACGAGGCTCAAGACTCTGTTTTTAGAGAACAACCAACTCTCTGGTTCCATCCTTGACTTAGATTTACCGTTGGTTCAGTTCAACGTCTCGAATAACTTGTTGAACGGATCTATACCTAAGAATCTGCAGAGGTTTGAGTCTGATTCGTTTCTCCAGACTTCACTTTGTGGCAAACCGCTTAAACTTTGCCCTAATGAAGAAACTGTACCGAGCCAGCCTTCTTCTGGTGGAAACAGAACACCTCCAAGTGTTGAAGGAagtatggagaagaagaaaaaaagcaaattatCCGGTGGAGCTATTGCCGGAATTGTGATCGGATGTGTTGCTGGTTTCACTTTGATTGTTTTTATACTAATGGTGCTCTGCCGGAAAAAGGGTAACGAGAGATCAAGAGCTGTTGACATTTCAACTATCAAACAGCAAGAAACTGAGGTTCCCGGCGATAAAGAAGCGGCGGATAACAGAAATGTCTACTCGGTGTCGGCGGCTGCAGCTGCGGCGATGACAGGAAACTCAAAAGCTGGAGAAGTTAACGGTCCAGCTACGAAGAAGCTTGTGTTCTTCGGTAACGCGACTAAAGTTTTCGATCTTGAAGACTTGCTGAGAGCTTCAGCGGAGGTTTTGGGGAAAGGAACGTTTGGGACGGCGTATAAGGCGGTGCTTGACGCGGTGACGGTTGTTGCGGTGAAGAGGCTGAAGGATGTGATGATGGCTGATAAAGAGTTTAGGGAGAAGATTGAATTGGTTGGTGCGATGGATCATGAGAACTTGGTGCCACTGAGAGCTTACTATTTCAGCAGAGATGAGAAGCTTCTTGTCTATGACTACATGCCTATGGGAAGCTTATCAGCTCTCTTACATGGTGAGTTTACTTCAAAAACATTCAATAAGCTTCATCTAGGAATCTTGAAGATTTAATTTGCATTTACAATAGCTTTAGTGCTTAGCTCAATTGAATTAGCATTGGGTGTTTTGCTCTGTTTAGTTTAGTTTCTATAATTGTCTTTTCTCTGTTTACAGGAAACAGAGGAGCGGGAAGGAGTCCACTAAACTGGGACGTCCGATCACGAATTGCTATTGGTGCAGCTCGTGGGTTAGACTACCTTCACTCACAAGGCACTACGACCTCTCACGGCAACGTCAAATCCTCAAACATCCTCTTAACAAAATCCCACCATGCTAAAATCTCAGACTTTGGCTTATCCCAGCTCGTTGGATCATCAGCAACAAATCCAAACCGTGCTACGGGTTACCGTGCGCCAGAAGTAACCGATCCAAAACGCGTGTCCCAGAAGGGTGACGTGTTCAGTTTCGGAGTTGTGTTGCTTGAGCTGATCACGGGTAAAGCTCCTTCGAACTCGGTGATGAACGAGGAAGGAGTTGATTTGCCGAGATGGGTCAAATCGGTTGCGAGGGATGAGTGGAGGAGAGAGGTTTTCGACTCCGAGTTGCTTAGCTTGGCgacgaaggaagaagagatgatgGCGGAGATGGTGCAGCTGGGACTTGAGTGTACGTCACAGCATCCAGACCAGAGGCCGGAGATGTCGGAAGTTGTTAGGAAGATGGAGAATTTGCGACCTTATTCAGACCAAGTTGACGAAGCTGATTaagtaaaaaatgtttaattgttgaaaaatttaattatttaattttaatgaaatgGTTGGGGGGAAAAAACAGAAATGaagggtttttaatttaatttttaaacttttgacCCTACTTGTCAAAAAAGGAGAAGGGTTTTAGTGGTTAACTCTGCTGGCAATTGAAGTTGTGTGTGTTTGGGGGTGAAGGATTTGGTGGtgatttttgtaattattgCTGTTGCTTCTCTTTTCTTAAATCTACTTTTCTAAATGGTTGCTAATCATTTTGTCTCTTATGTTATAATCATATTCGTGACTTCATATCGTAATGTAAAGTTGTGTATAGTGGCAAACGCAGTTGGTCAGTGTTTTGTGAAAATGATGTAGTCAGTTTGtcgaacaaaaatacaaaactgtttggatttaaaatattttattggttGGCCACTTGTTGATCGCCCTTTTTCGGCAGATTTGATGCGTTTGATAGGTTTGTTGTACACTTTAGCTTTATCCACCAGAGAATAGTGTTATATccgaaaacaaaatttgatcatTCGAAATGAAAAATTAGTTTAAGATTAGTTGTTTAGGTTTCGCCTGTTTAGCACTTGTTCAGCTTATTTATGGTGTGGTGGAAGTTATGTGTAATTTTATGATACCAATATATTAGTTTCGTCAACATCTTTTGCTATCACAGAGACCCACATCCAATTTTAGTACCGATGGAGAGAGCTAATTATACCCGAAATAAAACACTTAACACATGATCTATAGA
Coding sequences within:
- the LOC104742368 gene encoding probable inactive receptor kinase At1g48480; protein product: MRVFPNSSMAIFSVFLLTLLLLSFPLPSTQDLNADRVALLSLRSAVGGRTFRWNIKQTSPCNWAGVKCESNRVTALRLPGVALSGNIPEGVFGNLTQLRTLSLRLNALSGSLPNDLSTSTNLRHLYLQGNRFSGEIPQVLFSLTNLVRLNLASNSFTGEISSGFTNLTRLKTLFLENNQLSGSILDLDLPLVQFNVSNNLLNGSIPKNLQRFESDSFLQTSLCGKPLKLCPNEETVPSQPSSGGNRTPPSVEGSMEKKKKSKLSGGAIAGIVIGCVAGFTLIVFILMVLCRKKGNERSRAVDISTIKQQETEVPGDKEAADNRNVYSVSAAAAAAMTGNSKAGEVNGPATKKLVFFGNATKVFDLEDLLRASAEVLGKGTFGTAYKAVLDAVTVVAVKRLKDVMMADKEFREKIELVGAMDHENLVPLRAYYFSRDEKLLVYDYMPMGSLSALLHGNRGAGRSPLNWDVRSRIAIGAARGLDYLHSQGTTTSHGNVKSSNILLTKSHHAKISDFGLSQLVGSSATNPNRATGYRAPEVTDPKRVSQKGDVFSFGVVLLELITGKAPSNSVMNEEGVDLPRWVKSVARDEWRREVFDSELLSLATKEEEMMAEMVQLGLECTSQHPDQRPEMSEVVRKMENLRPYSDQVDEAD